CTCGCCTCGAGCACGTCGGCGCCATGGTCTGGGCGACACGCGCCATCGACGCCTGGACCGGCTCCGCGACTGAGCCCGGTGAGATTCGAAAGTTCGCTCCCCCTACGATCGGTGAATGACCACCAGGGATTGGCGGAAGCCGAAGAGTGCCGAGCCGCCGAGGAGCAGATGCGGGACGGCCGGTGCGGGCGAGGCCCGCTCCTGCCGGACCCCCTGCGGGCCGGGCTCCAGCGCACCTGGGTACGCGCCCGCCGGTACGTGGTGGGCGCAGCGGTGGTCACGATCGGATCGTTCAAGCCGTAAGGAGTTCCTGTGTCGTTTCTGATGCGCGCGCCGAGAGAATGCGCCTCGTGGACCTGGGATCTCGAAGGCGTGACGGAAGCGGGCATGGAGTCGGTGCTCGCGGTCGCGGAGCAGATGTCCGGCGTGCTGCGCAAGCACGGCCTGCTGGACCCGGGCGCGCTCGAATGGTCCTGGTTCCAGGTCGGCAAGGGCGGGCTCGGCCTCCACAGCCGGCTGAGCCTCGTGTCGCGTTCGCTGGCGGAGCCGACTCTGGCGGAGGAGATGCGGGCCTGCCGGCCGGTTGGCCATCCGCAGGCGGAGATGGGCGCGGTCACCGTGTTCGGGGACGGCGAGTGGATCGACGCGGGCGGAAGGCACCGCAGGGAGTACCGGCTGGTGGAGCTCATGGTGTCGCCCGGGAACCTGGGTCCGTACGCCGAGCTGTCCGTCCACCACGACGTCTGGGGCGAGTGTGACTTCCGCGGCCGGCCGCATCCGGCCGTCCACGCGAACAACGCGCCTCGGCTCGCGGCCGCGCTCCAGGAGCTCGATGGGCTGCTCGGCGTCGAGGCCGAACCGGGCGGAGCAACGTACTTCGGCAAGGCCGAGGGGTACGGTCTCGAAGCCCCGGAGCTGATCGACGGGCTGGGGCCGGATCTCACCGACGGAATCGGGGGGATCGTGACGTCCGGCGTCCCCGACAAGTGGTGCCCCAGGACCCTGCCAGTGGACCGGAAGGCCGCCGACCGGCTGGGCGCCTGGGCGGCGGCCTCGGGCCGCGAGGCGCTGGACGCTGTCAGCCTCGACCTGCGTGGGGCCGACCTGTCGGGCGGGGACTTCACCGGAGCGTGGTTCACCCACGCCGTGCTCGCCGGCATCTCTCTGGCCGGCGCCGAGCTCTGGCGCGCCCACCTGGAGAAGGCCGACCTCACCGGCGCGAACCTCTCCGGCAGCAGCCTGGTGAAGGCTACGCTGGACCAGGCCAGCCTGCGCTCCGCCTGCCTGGACGACGCCGACCTGACCTCGGTCTCCCTGGCCGACGTCGACGCCGCCGGCGCGACGTTCCGCCGCACCGACCTCACCAACGCCACCCTCCTCCAGGTCGACCTGCGCGGGGCCGACCTCTCCGGCGCCACCACGGCGAACACCTCGTTCACCGTCCACGTCGACGACCGCACCCTGCTTCGCGGCCTGACCGGCACGCTCCTCGGCCCCGTCACCGTCGTCACCGGCGACACCGAGCGGGAACTCGACGGCCTCGCCCTTCAGCGCTGGCTCACCGAACGCGGCGCCGACGTCGAAGTCCTCAGCGGCTTCACCTACTACGCCCGGTTCGACGAATCCAGTACGAGCTCCCGGGAGAACCCCTACGGAATCGTGCGCCGCAGCACCGTCGACGCCATCGACATCGACGAGGCCTTCACCCGCAACCTCCGCTGGGAGCCCACCGAGTACCTGCGCCTGTACTACCTCGGGCACAACGACGACGACCACGCCGAGATCACCAGGGCCGAAGCCGACGCCTTCATCAAGCGCGTCACGCGGATCCTGACGACACCGCGGGCCCGGGCGACGGTCGAGCGCCTCACCGCCATCGACTGGCGGGACGAGGACACCGCCTTCACCCACGCCGCGTCGCGCTCGCGTCTGTTCCGCGAGCACCTGCGCCGCTCGGCCCTCTGGGCGCAGGCCTACCAGCCCGCCGGCGACTGGCCCGTCGTCGACCTGGCCGCATCGATCGACCCCACGGTCCAGGTGGAAGCGGAACTCACCGCGCGGCTCGACGCGTTCCTGGAGGCCAACGTCGGGGACATCCGGGC
The sequence above is drawn from the Streptomyces kaniharaensis genome and encodes:
- a CDS encoding pentapeptide repeat-containing protein, with protein sequence MSFLMRAPRECASWTWDLEGVTEAGMESVLAVAEQMSGVLRKHGLLDPGALEWSWFQVGKGGLGLHSRLSLVSRSLAEPTLAEEMRACRPVGHPQAEMGAVTVFGDGEWIDAGGRHRREYRLVELMVSPGNLGPYAELSVHHDVWGECDFRGRPHPAVHANNAPRLAAALQELDGLLGVEAEPGGATYFGKAEGYGLEAPELIDGLGPDLTDGIGGIVTSGVPDKWCPRTLPVDRKAADRLGAWAAASGREALDAVSLDLRGADLSGGDFTGAWFTHAVLAGISLAGAELWRAHLEKADLTGANLSGSSLVKATLDQASLRSACLDDADLTSVSLADVDAAGATFRRTDLTNATLLQVDLRGADLSGATTANTSFTVHVDDRTLLRGLTGTLLGPVTVVTGDTERELDGLALQRWLTERGADVEVLSGFTYYARFDESSTSSRENPYGIVRRSTVDAIDIDEAFTRNLRWEPTEYLRLYYLGHNDDDHAEITRAEADAFIKRVTRILTTPRARATVERLTAIDWRDEDTAFTHAASRSRLFREHLRRSALWAQAYQPAGDWPVVDLAASIDPTVQVEAELTARLDAFLEANVGDIRAKALCRAALRWAALLDTTTARLPELDDPYEPLLLMLERGGWCGLVIKNRVADFSIVRVPLGTWQDHLSTEPVVSLDKSALDAIG